In a single window of the Leisingera daeponensis DSM 23529 genome:
- a CDS encoding response regulator, translating to MTAKVLLLEDDAGVRFTFNMALQEAGYDVTAVTSCSDAISALTELPLDVLVLDLKIGEEMSLPVADYAALLRPDIPVVCITGSRLFSGGELFSLSRNIRWVLRKPVNLSDLLSMVDHVTGRVPAMAAS from the coding sequence GTGACAGCCAAAGTTTTGCTTCTGGAGGACGACGCCGGCGTCCGCTTCACTTTCAACATGGCGCTGCAGGAAGCCGGATATGACGTGACCGCCGTCACCAGCTGCAGCGACGCCATCTCTGCATTGACCGAATTGCCCCTCGACGTGCTGGTGCTGGACCTGAAGATCGGGGAGGAGATGTCGCTGCCAGTGGCAGATTACGCCGCTCTGCTGCGCCCGGATATTCCAGTGGTCTGCATCACCGGCAGCCGCCTGTTTTCGGGCGGCGAATTGTTCAGCCTCAGCCGCAATATCCGCTGGGTGCTGCGAAAACCGGTCAACCTGTCCGATCTCCTCAGCATGGTCGACCATGTGACCGGGCGGGTTCCCGCCATGGCGGCAAGCTGA
- a CDS encoding acetyl-CoA C-acyltransferase family protein, giving the protein MNDIVILDGARTAIGTFGGALAGTAPIDLATTVSKAALERSGVEGGQIGHVVFGHIINTEPRDMYLSRVAAMQAGVPDAVPAMNVNRLCGSGVQAIISAYQSLAMGDAEFALAGGAENMSRSPYIIQQSRWGAKMGDVKSLDMMLGALNCPFGTGHMGVTAENVAEEHEITREQMDEFALTSQTRAAAAIEAGHFKSQITPVDVKVKRDLVPFEVDEHPKATTPEALAGLRAVFQKDGRVTAGNASGINDGAAAMVLATAAAAEKAGLKPKARILGYAHAGVRPEVMGIGPVPAVRNLLERTGLSAGDFDVIESNEAFAAQALAVNKELGLDPAKVNPNGGAIALGHPVGATGAIITLKTLYELERTGGSKGLITMCIGGGQGIALAIERL; this is encoded by the coding sequence ATGAATGACATCGTGATCCTGGACGGCGCCCGCACCGCCATCGGCACTTTTGGCGGCGCGCTGGCGGGCACTGCGCCGATCGACCTGGCCACGACGGTCTCCAAGGCCGCGCTGGAACGCTCCGGCGTCGAGGGCGGCCAGATCGGCCATGTGGTGTTCGGCCACATCATCAATACAGAGCCGCGCGATATGTACCTGAGCCGCGTTGCCGCCATGCAGGCCGGGGTGCCGGATGCGGTTCCGGCGATGAACGTGAACCGCCTTTGCGGCTCCGGCGTTCAGGCAATTATCTCAGCTTATCAATCCCTTGCCATGGGCGACGCGGAGTTCGCACTGGCCGGCGGCGCCGAAAACATGTCGCGCAGCCCCTACATCATCCAGCAAAGCCGCTGGGGCGCGAAGATGGGCGACGTGAAGTCGCTCGACATGATGCTGGGCGCGCTGAACTGTCCCTTCGGCACCGGCCATATGGGGGTGACGGCAGAGAATGTGGCGGAGGAGCATGAGATCACCCGCGAGCAGATGGATGAGTTCGCACTCACCAGCCAGACCCGCGCTGCGGCAGCGATCGAGGCCGGGCACTTCAAATCGCAGATCACCCCCGTTGATGTGAAGGTGAAACGCGACCTGGTGCCCTTTGAGGTGGACGAACACCCAAAGGCCACGACGCCGGAAGCGCTGGCCGGGCTTAGGGCGGTGTTCCAGAAGGACGGCCGCGTAACCGCCGGAAATGCCAGCGGAATCAACGATGGCGCGGCGGCCATGGTCCTGGCCACGGCTGCGGCGGCAGAGAAAGCGGGGCTGAAGCCCAAGGCGCGGATCCTGGGCTATGCCCATGCCGGCGTGCGCCCCGAGGTGATGGGGATCGGTCCGGTGCCCGCGGTGCGCAACCTCTTGGAGAGGACCGGCCTGTCGGCTGGCGACTTCGATGTGATCGAATCCAACGAAGCCTTTGCAGCGCAGGCGCTGGCAGTGAACAAAGAGCTGGGACTGGACCCGGCCAAGGTTAACCCCAACGGCGGCGCCATTGCTCTGGGCCATCCAGTGGGGGCCACCGGTGCGATTATCACCCTGAAAACGCTTTATGAATTGGAGCGGACTGGCGGTTCCAAGGGGTTGATCACCATGTGCATCGGCGGCGGGCAAGGCATCGCGCTGGCGATTGAACGGCTCTGA